The following are encoded in a window of Brevibacillus ruminantium genomic DNA:
- a CDS encoding bifunctional cystathionine gamma-lyase/homocysteine desulfhydrase, translating to MRIKTRLIHGGIEGDPHTGAVSVPIYQVSTYKQEAIGQHKGFEYSRTGNPTRHALETYIAELEGGARGLAFGSGMAALSTILSKFNKGDHIIVGDDVYGGTYRVITRVFSRLGLEATYADTGDMSAVEAAIRPETKAIILETPTNPLLKVSDIAAVSQIAKQHNLLLIVDNTFMTPYWQNPLDLGADVVYHSATKYLGGHSDVVAGLVVTKDAELGEELHFLQNAIGGILGPQDSWLLLRGMKTLGIRMEEHEQNARALAEWLNKRDDIKRVIYPGLASHPQHELAKRQGRGFGGMISFDVGSAERAEEVLSRVKYFTLAESLGAVESLISVPARMTHASIPADRRAALGITDGLVRISVGIEDVEDLIEDLDQALSK from the coding sequence ATGCGTATCAAAACGCGTCTGATCCACGGAGGAATCGAAGGCGATCCACATACAGGAGCCGTATCGGTTCCGATTTATCAAGTAAGCACCTACAAACAGGAAGCGATCGGCCAGCACAAAGGCTTTGAATACTCTCGTACCGGGAACCCGACCCGGCATGCGCTGGAAACCTATATTGCGGAGCTGGAGGGCGGTGCGCGCGGTCTGGCATTTGGTTCCGGCATGGCGGCGCTCTCCACAATTCTGTCGAAGTTTAACAAAGGCGATCACATCATCGTAGGAGATGACGTATACGGCGGCACTTACCGTGTGATTACCCGCGTGTTTTCGCGTCTGGGGCTGGAAGCCACCTATGCGGATACGGGCGACATGAGCGCGGTAGAAGCTGCGATTCGCCCGGAGACCAAAGCAATCATCCTGGAGACGCCGACCAATCCGCTGCTCAAAGTAAGCGATATTGCGGCGGTGTCCCAGATTGCCAAACAGCATAACCTGCTCTTGATCGTAGACAACACCTTTATGACCCCGTACTGGCAAAATCCGCTCGATCTGGGGGCCGACGTGGTGTACCACAGTGCGACAAAATATTTGGGCGGTCACAGCGACGTTGTAGCCGGGCTGGTCGTAACCAAGGATGCGGAGCTGGGCGAAGAGCTTCATTTCCTGCAAAATGCCATTGGCGGCATTCTCGGACCGCAGGATTCCTGGTTGCTTCTGCGCGGGATGAAAACACTTGGCATCCGCATGGAGGAGCATGAGCAAAATGCGCGTGCACTGGCTGAGTGGCTGAATAAACGCGACGATATCAAACGCGTGATTTACCCGGGCTTGGCCAGCCATCCGCAGCATGAGCTGGCGAAGCGCCAAGGACGCGGCTTTGGCGGCATGATCTCCTTTGATGTCGGCAGTGCCGAGCGTGCTGAAGAGGTACTCTCCCGCGTGAAATACTTTACGCTGGCGGAATCGCTGGGCGCAGTGGAAAGTCTGATCAGTGTGCCCGCACGGATGACGCACGCATCCATCCCGGCTGATCGCCGTGCTGCACTGGGGATCACCGATGGTCTGGTCCGCATCTCCGTTGGTATCGAAGATGTGGAAGACTTGATTGAAGATCTGGATCAAGCTCTCTCCAAATGA
- a CDS encoding YuzD family protein, whose product MSVEIKVYGTEQLCASCVNLPSAKETAEWLLAAVGRKYGNDSIRIIYSDFQQPETEEDKSWAQRILEEDLWYPLVVISGEIVGEGNPKLKDIYEKLESMGVQPVAASAEKES is encoded by the coding sequence GTGAGTGTGGAAATCAAGGTATACGGAACCGAGCAATTGTGTGCAAGCTGCGTCAATTTACCGTCAGCTAAGGAGACGGCGGAATGGCTGCTTGCAGCGGTCGGCCGCAAATATGGGAACGACAGCATCCGCATTATCTATAGCGATTTTCAACAACCAGAGACAGAGGAAGACAAAAGCTGGGCACAGCGCATTCTCGAAGAAGATTTGTGGTATCCGCTTGTCGTAATTTCCGGGGAAATTGTCGGTGAAGGAAATCCGAAGCTGAAGGACATTTACGAGAAGCTGGAAAGCATGGGTGTACAGCCTGTGGCTGCCTCTGCAGAAAAGGAATCGTAA
- a CDS encoding NAD(P)/FAD-dependent oxidoreductase gives MKRLVILGGGYGGLRIIERILSPELPDDVFVTLVDRMPFHGLKTEYYALAAGTEPEMAVRVAFPSDPRLTIKYGEVSSVDLDENIVHFTGGDSLSYDWLVLALGCEDRYHDIPGADEFTHSIQSMTATRNTYAAINNLNPYRTVTIVGGGLSGVELASELRESRPDLNIRIVDRGESILSPFPKKLQEYASQWFIEHDVQLVSMANVKRVEPGVLYNHDEPVESDVIVWTAGIQANRIVRALPIEKDNIGRAKLNAYHQIPNHPNVYVVGDCASTPIAPSAQTAELQGEQIAVILKKDFKGEDYPASLPLIKHKGFLGSLGKKEGFGVMGKMSLVGQMPRVMKSGVLWMYKKHLG, from the coding sequence ATGAAACGACTTGTTATCCTTGGCGGAGGATACGGGGGTCTGCGGATTATTGAGCGCATCCTGTCCCCTGAGTTACCAGATGACGTCTTCGTCACGCTTGTGGACCGGATGCCGTTTCACGGTTTGAAGACGGAGTATTACGCTCTGGCAGCAGGCACGGAGCCGGAAATGGCCGTACGTGTGGCTTTTCCAAGCGATCCCCGGTTGACTATCAAGTACGGAGAAGTATCAAGTGTCGATCTGGATGAGAACATCGTCCATTTCACGGGCGGGGACTCGCTCTCCTACGACTGGCTGGTGCTCGCTCTGGGCTGTGAAGACCGTTATCACGATATTCCCGGAGCCGACGAGTTTACCCATTCCATTCAGTCGATGACCGCTACGCGCAATACTTACGCGGCCATCAATAACCTGAACCCCTACCGGACGGTGACGATTGTTGGCGGAGGGCTCAGCGGGGTGGAACTGGCTTCCGAGCTTCGTGAAAGTCGCCCAGACCTGAACATTCGTATTGTAGACCGCGGTGAAAGCATTCTGAGCCCATTTCCGAAAAAATTGCAGGAATACGCTTCACAATGGTTCATTGAACATGACGTACAGTTGGTTTCCATGGCTAACGTCAAACGTGTCGAGCCCGGTGTGCTCTACAACCATGACGAGCCTGTAGAAAGCGACGTGATCGTCTGGACTGCCGGTATTCAGGCGAACCGGATTGTTCGCGCCCTGCCGATTGAAAAGGATAATATTGGACGAGCCAAACTGAATGCCTACCATCAGATCCCGAACCATCCGAATGTGTATGTAGTCGGTGACTGTGCAAGCACGCCGATTGCCCCTAGCGCACAAACGGCGGAGCTGCAGGGTGAACAGATTGCTGTCATATTAAAAAAAGATTTCAAAGGGGAAGATTACCCCGCTTCCTTGCCCCTCATCAAGCACAAAGGGTTCCTGGGCTCCCTGGGAAAAAAAGAAGGCTTCGGCGTCATGGGAAAAATGTCCCTCGTCGGCCAAATGCCTCGTGTCATGAAGAGCGGCGTTCTTTGGATGTACAAAAAACACCTGGGTTAA
- a CDS encoding DUF1450 domain-containing protein — translation MKALVEFCASNVSSYTKSVMEALENDPELDVDVLEYGCLGYCGECYMLPFALVNGELIQAETAEELLNKIKVKLKEDEEAEDLFPF, via the coding sequence ATGAAGGCCTTAGTAGAATTTTGCGCGAGTAACGTTTCTTCCTATACAAAGTCAGTTATGGAAGCGCTGGAAAATGACCCGGAGCTGGATGTGGATGTGCTGGAATACGGCTGCCTGGGTTATTGCGGCGAGTGCTATATGCTGCCCTTTGCACTGGTCAACGGCGAGCTGATTCAGGCGGAAACAGCGGAAGAGCTGTTGAACAAGATCAAAGTGAAGCTGAAGGAAGACGAGGAAGCGGAGGATCTCTTTCCCTTTTGA
- the mqnE gene encoding aminofutalosine synthase MqnE, translated as MALDTLVIQDKNLTDIAAKVMSGERLTLEDGVTLFNSHDLLTIGQLANLVNQRINGDNVYFIQNMYINPTNVCEAHCKFCGFRRDEGEDGAYTMSQEELLHYVETRYHEGIREFHIVGGHNQHQPFDYYLDNIRTLKKAYPHVTMKAYTGAEIEFFSRISGLSIQGVLEELRKAGIESLTGGGAEILTERYRLKMSPEKATTDMYLQVHRTAHQMGMKTHSTMLYGSIETLEERVIHMLRLRELQDETNGFLVFIPLAVQPIKATAGIKRRNSAIDDLKTMAISRLMMDNFPHIKAYFINIGTQLTQISLTMGMSDVHGTLIEERISHSAGALTQQALTVDELVWLIKGAGKRALERDTFYNVVKEY; from the coding sequence ATGGCACTCGACACCCTTGTGATTCAGGACAAGAACCTGACCGATATTGCGGCCAAAGTCATGAGCGGCGAGCGTCTCACTCTGGAGGACGGGGTCACTCTGTTTAACTCCCATGACCTGCTTACCATCGGCCAACTGGCCAATCTGGTCAATCAGCGGATAAACGGTGACAATGTTTACTTTATTCAAAACATGTACATCAATCCTACCAACGTCTGTGAAGCGCATTGCAAATTCTGCGGATTCCGTCGTGACGAGGGAGAAGATGGCGCTTACACGATGAGCCAAGAAGAGCTCCTTCATTATGTAGAAACCCGCTACCACGAAGGCATTCGCGAGTTTCATATCGTAGGCGGTCACAACCAGCACCAGCCGTTTGATTACTATCTCGACAACATCCGCACGCTGAAAAAGGCCTATCCACACGTGACCATGAAGGCTTACACCGGTGCGGAAATCGAATTCTTTTCACGCATCTCCGGCCTGTCTATTCAGGGCGTGCTGGAAGAGCTGAGAAAAGCAGGCATCGAGAGCTTGACGGGTGGAGGCGCAGAGATCCTGACGGAGCGCTACCGTCTGAAAATGAGCCCGGAAAAAGCGACGACGGACATGTATCTGCAGGTTCATCGCACCGCTCATCAAATGGGAATGAAAACGCACTCTACCATGCTCTACGGCTCCATCGAAACGCTGGAAGAGCGCGTCATCCACATGCTCCGTCTGCGCGAGCTGCAGGATGAAACCAACGGCTTTCTGGTCTTTATCCCGCTGGCCGTCCAACCGATCAAAGCGACTGCCGGTATTAAACGCCGCAACTCCGCTATTGACGATCTCAAAACCATGGCAATCAGCCGCTTGATGATGGATAACTTCCCGCATATCAAGGCGTACTTTATCAACATCGGTACCCAGCTGACCCAGATCTCCCTCACCATGGGGATGTCCGATGTGCACGGAACCCTGATCGAGGAGCGCATCAGCCACTCCGCAGGTGCTCTTACGCAGCAGGCCCTCACCGTAGATGAGCTGGTCTGGCTGATCAAGGGCGCGGGCAAGCGTGCGCTGGAGCGCGACACCTTCTACAACGTAGTGAAGGAATACTAA
- a CDS encoding aspartyl-phosphate phosphatase Spo0E family protein produces MREVLLEKIELLRQRMVSMGLEFGLDHPEVLEYSKQIDQLHNELNQIDHNLSKVGKKNPAYCFYFLDQKAHFA; encoded by the coding sequence ATGCGGGAAGTTTTGCTTGAGAAAATTGAACTCCTTCGACAGCGTATGGTTAGTATGGGGTTAGAGTTTGGGTTGGATCATCCAGAAGTCTTGGAGTATAGTAAACAAATTGATCAACTGCACAACGAACTGAACCAAATAGATCATAATCTGTCCAAGGTAGGTAAAAAAAATCCGGCTTACTGCTTTTACTTTCTGGATCAAAAGGCTCATTTTGCATAG
- the erpA gene encoding iron-sulfur cluster insertion protein ErpA, whose product MITISEQAALKVKEMLAAEENPNLFLRVGVRPGGCSGFTYGMGWDQEIKEGDQTFEQNGVKIVVDKDSYLYIKGTEIDFKESLMGGGFSIHNPNAIASCGCGSSFKTALAAGKEEKCDD is encoded by the coding sequence ATGATTACCATATCCGAGCAAGCCGCCCTGAAGGTAAAAGAAATGCTGGCGGCGGAAGAAAATCCGAACCTGTTTCTGCGTGTAGGAGTCCGTCCCGGCGGTTGCAGTGGCTTTACCTATGGCATGGGCTGGGATCAGGAGATCAAAGAAGGGGACCAAACCTTCGAGCAGAATGGAGTCAAGATTGTTGTCGACAAAGACAGCTACCTATATATCAAAGGCACAGAGATCGACTTCAAGGAATCGCTGATGGGCGGGGGCTTCTCTATCCATAACCCGAACGCGATCGCTTCCTGCGGCTGCGGGTCGTCGTTCAAAACGGCACTGGCTGCGGGCAAGGAAGAGAAGTGCGACGACTAA
- a CDS encoding YolD-like family protein: MEKNFEASSDCLQRDRHNPGSATSGYMETVTSPLMAPQLAQRPVVDEDDFGEMCFRVYDSTQYDYAITVSWFREQADGLGIVETAWGVVRKIDPLTKQFKLVNDWEAHWIGVEDLVRVVKTKRADCQ; encoded by the coding sequence ATGGAAAAGAACTTCGAAGCGTCTTCAGATTGTCTGCAAAGGGACCGCCACAATCCAGGGTCGGCAACGTCAGGTTACATGGAAACCGTGACGTCCCCGCTCATGGCACCACAGCTTGCGCAGCGACCGGTCGTGGACGAGGACGATTTTGGCGAAATGTGCTTCCGCGTCTATGATTCGACGCAATATGACTACGCCATTACGGTCTCCTGGTTCCGTGAGCAGGCAGACGGACTGGGCATAGTGGAAACGGCATGGGGGGTCGTGCGTAAAATCGATCCCTTGACCAAACAGTTCAAGCTGGTCAATGACTGGGAGGCGCACTGGATTGGGGTAGAGGATTTGGTACGCGTCGTCAAGACGAAGCGGGCCGATTGCCAGTAG
- a CDS encoding sigma-70 family RNA polymerase sigma factor yields MIPVEPLAKKKEQIIREWVSLYHSLVFRTIYYYVKNRATAEDLTQEVFVKAYQKFESFRAEARPETWLYRIAINTAKDYLKSWNHRKTILTSTFFENNASESIEHQIMQQFQNDELVRTVMALPTKYREVIVLYYFEEVKSPEIAELLGVKESTIRVRISRGLEKLRQSLKGGDHDWISLSNS; encoded by the coding sequence GTGATTCCCGTAGAACCGCTGGCCAAGAAAAAAGAACAGATCATTCGGGAGTGGGTGTCCCTGTACCACTCCCTGGTGTTTCGGACGATCTATTACTATGTAAAAAATAGAGCAACTGCCGAGGATTTGACCCAGGAGGTATTCGTCAAAGCCTACCAAAAATTTGAATCCTTCCGCGCAGAGGCTCGCCCCGAGACCTGGCTGTACCGGATTGCCATCAATACCGCAAAGGATTACTTAAAATCATGGAATCATCGCAAGACGATCCTTACGTCTACCTTTTTTGAAAATAACGCCTCTGAGTCGATCGAGCACCAGATCATGCAGCAGTTCCAAAACGATGAGCTCGTCCGGACGGTGATGGCGCTCCCGACCAAGTACCGGGAAGTCATCGTGCTCTACTATTTTGAGGAGGTCAAATCGCCGGAAATTGCCGAGCTTCTTGGCGTAAAGGAATCGACCATACGCGTCAGGATATCGCGCGGATTGGAAAAGCTCAGACAATCTTTGAAAGGAGGAGATCATGATTGGATATCCTTGAGCAACAGCTAA
- a CDS encoding cupredoxin domain-containing protein, whose protein sequence is MKKTWGLLISAVVVSAALAGCGGDKKETAAGGDQPAPATASAENTISIEASNWKFNSDTFEAKAGEPITINFKSTEGFHGIGIEGLDFDIQNEGSKTITIDKAGEYKIFCNIMCGPDHDKMVATLVVK, encoded by the coding sequence ATGAAAAAAACGTGGGGTTTACTGATTTCGGCGGTAGTCGTATCCGCAGCGCTGGCTGGCTGTGGCGGAGACAAAAAAGAAACGGCTGCAGGAGGAGATCAACCGGCTCCTGCGACAGCATCTGCTGAAAACACAATCAGCATCGAAGCGAGCAACTGGAAATTTAACAGCGATACATTCGAAGCGAAAGCGGGCGAACCGATCACCATCAACTTCAAGTCTACAGAGGGTTTCCACGGCATCGGTATTGAAGGCCTGGACTTCGATATTCAAAACGAAGGCAGCAAAACCATTACCATCGACAAAGCAGGCGAATACAAGATTTTCTGCAACATCATGTGCGGTCCTGACCACGACAAAATGGTCGCCACACTGGTTGTAAAATAA
- a CDS encoding amino acid ABC transporter ATP-binding protein, whose amino-acid sequence MIEVKNLYKSFGSLTVLKGVDMAVNEKEVVVLLGASGSGKSTLLRCLNFLEMYDKGEVRINGQLIDPKKTDLNKFRTEVGMVFQHFNLFPHKTALENVIEAPIYVKKILPSQAKEEGYALLEKVGMKDKADVYPDMLSGGQKQRVAIARALAMKPKIMLFDEPTSALDPELVGEVLQVMKQLAKEGMTMVVVTHEMGFAREVADRAVFMDNGQILEQGEPAHFFSNPQQERTRQFLNSIL is encoded by the coding sequence GTGATTGAAGTGAAAAATTTGTACAAGTCGTTTGGTTCGTTAACCGTTCTGAAGGGTGTTGACATGGCGGTAAACGAGAAAGAAGTTGTCGTACTGCTCGGTGCCAGCGGATCAGGAAAAAGCACGCTGCTTAGATGTCTGAACTTTCTGGAAATGTATGACAAGGGCGAGGTTCGCATCAATGGTCAGCTGATCGACCCGAAAAAAACAGATTTAAACAAGTTCCGGACGGAAGTAGGGATGGTGTTTCAGCACTTTAATCTGTTTCCTCACAAGACCGCTCTGGAAAATGTGATCGAGGCTCCGATCTACGTGAAAAAGATTCTCCCCAGCCAAGCGAAAGAGGAAGGATACGCCCTTTTGGAAAAAGTGGGCATGAAGGACAAAGCGGACGTCTACCCGGACATGCTGTCTGGCGGACAGAAGCAGCGGGTGGCGATCGCCAGAGCATTGGCGATGAAGCCCAAAATTATGCTGTTTGACGAACCGACATCGGCACTGGACCCGGAGCTGGTCGGGGAGGTTTTGCAGGTCATGAAGCAGTTGGCCAAAGAGGGCATGACGATGGTTGTCGTAACCCACGAGATGGGCTTTGCCCGAGAAGTGGCCGACCGGGCCGTGTTCATGGACAACGGTCAGATTCTCGAACAGGGAGAGCCTGCTCATTTCTTTTCCAACCCGCAGCAGGAGCGCACCAGACAGTTTTTAAACAGCATTCTATAA
- a CDS encoding ABC transporter substrate-binding protein: protein MTKKKWTLALLTTVLAGSLALTGCGSSSQTGSAGKDEKKPDFTYAMSGVYKPFNFKENGELMGFDVEIGKALAEKMGMNPVPITNPFETIIQGLQAKKYDTVIGSLTITPDREKAVAFSNVYYRSGAQIFVAAGNDTIKSADDLKGKKIGVQKASSYEQQALKMTDKSNITTYDSDVTALMDISTGRLDAVITDQMVGFRYMKEVPDKIKDIGEPLSHDNQAIALRQDDKELMEKVNKALDEIIKDGTYEKISEKWFGRNILGSE, encoded by the coding sequence ATGACAAAAAAGAAATGGACACTGGCTTTACTGACAACCGTGCTTGCGGGATCACTCGCGCTGACAGGCTGTGGCTCGTCGTCTCAGACGGGTTCCGCTGGCAAAGACGAGAAAAAGCCGGACTTTACCTATGCGATGAGCGGCGTGTACAAGCCGTTTAACTTTAAAGAAAACGGAGAGCTGATGGGCTTCGACGTGGAGATCGGGAAAGCATTGGCAGAAAAGATGGGCATGAATCCGGTGCCAATCACCAACCCGTTTGAAACGATCATCCAGGGTCTGCAGGCTAAAAAATACGATACTGTGATCGGCAGCTTGACGATTACGCCCGATCGTGAAAAAGCAGTGGCGTTCTCTAATGTCTACTACCGCTCCGGGGCGCAAATCTTCGTAGCGGCTGGCAATGACACGATCAAATCCGCCGACGATTTGAAAGGCAAGAAGATCGGCGTGCAAAAAGCATCCAGCTACGAGCAGCAAGCGCTGAAGATGACGGACAAGAGCAACATCACGACCTATGACAGCGACGTAACTGCGCTGATGGATATTTCCACCGGCCGTCTGGATGCGGTGATTACCGACCAGATGGTAGGCTTCCGCTACATGAAAGAGGTGCCGGACAAGATCAAGGATATCGGTGAACCGCTCAGCCATGACAATCAGGCCATCGCACTGCGTCAGGATGACAAGGAACTGATGGAGAAGGTGAACAAAGCGCTGGACGAGATCATCAAGGACGGCACCTACGAAAAAATCAGCGAGAAATGGTTCGGACGCAACATTTTGGGAAGTGAATAA
- a CDS encoding amino acid ABC transporter permease has product MFDILLSSYPLFLEATLLTLRLTVISLIIGCGVGLLVAFFRISNSKLLQSIAHVYITIIRGTPLIVQIAVLYFGISGAITLSSFWAGAIALAVHNGAYISEIFRGSIQSIDRGQMEAAKSLGMHTSLAMRRIILPQAFKRAIPPLGNQFIIGLKDSSLVAYVGMQDLWGTGLSEAASNYRQLETYMVVGIYYLALVLIFTYVVNRLENRLNTGSTRKKKQGQAEVSQSV; this is encoded by the coding sequence ATGTTTGACATCCTTCTGTCCAGCTATCCCTTGTTTTTGGAAGCGACACTGCTGACCCTCCGATTGACGGTGATTTCCCTCATCATCGGGTGCGGGGTGGGGCTGCTCGTCGCCTTTTTCCGCATCTCCAACTCCAAGCTGCTGCAATCGATTGCTCATGTCTACATCACGATTATTCGGGGAACGCCGCTGATCGTGCAGATTGCGGTTCTCTACTTCGGAATTTCCGGCGCGATCACGCTCTCCTCGTTTTGGGCAGGGGCGATTGCCTTGGCGGTTCATAACGGGGCGTATATTTCCGAGATTTTCCGCGGGTCCATCCAGTCGATTGACAGAGGGCAGATGGAGGCGGCAAAGTCGCTGGGGATGCATACGAGTCTGGCCATGCGTCGAATCATTTTGCCGCAAGCCTTCAAGCGAGCCATTCCGCCGCTGGGCAACCAGTTTATCATCGGGCTGAAGGACTCGTCCCTGGTCGCGTACGTGGGGATGCAGGATTTGTGGGGAACCGGCTTGAGTGAAGCGGCGTCCAACTACCGCCAGCTGGAAACCTATATGGTCGTCGGGATCTACTATCTCGCGTTGGTGCTCATCTTCACGTATGTGGTAAACCGTTTGGAAAACCGCTTGAATACCGGGTCCACGCGGAAAAAGAAGCAGGGCCAGGCGGAAGTATCACAATCAGTGTAG
- a CDS encoding IclR family transcriptional regulator produces the protein MVQSIDRAMEIISVLVSDETKSDWSISELSQATNLPLSTIHRILGSLISHGLTSQDPVTKHYRIGYTWITIGMRMLDKIDFRFVARPVMERLAREVEESICLNIMGERDAILIEKVESPLKLRVAENLGDRIPLTVGAPNKAMLAFLPKVELERTIQQLLPQEQRDDFYRQLADIRTNGYAISSGERTEGTTAIGVAILGRHQKVMGAISINAVSFRITEERLPMLIEKVKEAAEEISVLIGNT, from the coding sequence ATGGTACAGTCAATCGACAGAGCAATGGAAATCATTTCGGTACTTGTCTCCGACGAAACGAAATCAGACTGGTCCATTTCTGAGCTGTCACAGGCGACCAACCTTCCCCTCAGCACGATTCATCGCATCCTGGGTTCCCTGATCTCGCATGGGTTGACCAGCCAGGACCCTGTGACGAAGCACTATCGCATCGGCTATACCTGGATCACCATCGGGATGCGGATGCTCGACAAGATCGACTTCCGTTTTGTCGCCAGACCTGTGATGGAGAGGCTTGCCCGGGAAGTGGAGGAAAGCATTTGCCTCAATATTATGGGGGAACGTGATGCCATCCTGATTGAAAAGGTGGAAAGCCCGTTGAAGCTGCGGGTCGCGGAAAATTTGGGCGACCGGATACCGTTGACTGTAGGAGCGCCGAACAAGGCAATGCTGGCTTTTTTGCCCAAAGTGGAGCTAGAGCGGACTATCCAGCAGCTTCTGCCGCAAGAACAGAGAGACGACTTTTACCGACAGCTCGCCGACATCCGAACAAACGGATATGCGATCAGCTCCGGGGAGCGCACCGAGGGAACGACAGCCATTGGTGTCGCCATTTTGGGACGGCACCAAAAGGTGATGGGAGCCATTTCGATCAATGCTGTTTCTTTCCGCATAACCGAGGAGAGGCTGCCCATGCTGATTGAAAAAGTAAAGGAGGCGGCGGAGGAAATCTCGGTCTTGATCGGGAATACCTGA